The proteins below are encoded in one region of Mauremys reevesii isolate NIE-2019 linkage group 15, ASM1616193v1, whole genome shotgun sequence:
- the ENDOV gene encoding endonuclease V isoform X1: MACSETEPPEQETLRRWEREQAQLKANVIEEDTEEWQKDSTFAGLERVGGVDLSYVKGNDTVACASLVVLSYPDLEVLYEDCQMVTVSAPYVAGYLAFREAPFLVEAAQRLQERQPGLRPQVLLVDGNGVLHHRGFGVACHLGVLTGLPCVGVAKNLLQVDGLAKDEQHKGQIRDLQMGGDVFPLRGTSGRVLGMPQSSGLSGFQPSRPCAATTRARSPSTSPWATGRAWSRRCASSSPAVGTGSQSPSDRLTSDPESTSGSTCPPHWGAHLLGQGGRKRLSPSNNLAPGRRCPAPV, translated from the exons ATGGCGTGCAGCGAGACGGAGCCGCCGGAGCAGGAGACTCTGCGCCGCTGGGAGCG GGAGCAGGCCCAGCTAAAGGCAAATGTGATTGAGGAAGACACTGAGGAATGGCAGAAAGATTCCACctttgcaggactggagagagTGGGAGGGGTGGACCTGTCTTATGTCAAAGGAAACGACACAGTCGCCTGCGCTTCCCTGGTGGTTCTCAGCTACCCAGATCTTGAG GTGCTATATGAGGATTGCCAGATGGTAACTGTGAGTGCTCCCTATGTGGCAGGATACTTAGCTTTTCGAGAGGCCCCTTTCCTGGTAGAAGCTGCTCAGAGACTTCAGGAGCGACAGCCTGGGCTCAGGCCTCAG GTGCTGCTCGTAGATGGGAATGGTGTGCTCCATCACAGAG GGTTTGGTGTGGCCTGCCACCTGGGGGTGCTGACGGGCCTGCCATGTGTTGGTGTGGCCAAAAACCTCCTGCAGGTCGATGGCCTGGCCAAGGACGAGCAGCACAAGGGGCAG ATCCGCGACCTGCAAATGGGAGGAGACGTATTCCCTCTGAGGGGCACCTCCGGGAGAGTCCTGGGCATG CCCCAGAGCTCTGGTCTGTCCGGTTTCCAACCCTCCAGGCCCTGCGCAGCTACAACAAGAGCACGAAGCCCATCTACGTCTCCGTGGGCCACAGGACGTGCCTGGAGTCGGCGGTGCGCCTCGTCCAGTCCTGCTGTAGGTACCGGATCCCAGAGCCCATCCGACAG GCTGACATCAGATCCAGAGAGTACATCCGGAAGCACCTGTCCTCCCCACTGGGGGGCACATCTCCTGGGCCAGGGAG
- the ENDOV gene encoding endonuclease V isoform X3, which produces MACSETEPPEQETLRRWEREQAQLKANVIEEDTEEWQKDSTFAGLERVGGVDLSYVKGNDTVACASLVVLSYPDLEVLYEDCQMVTVSAPYVAGYLAFREAPFLVEAAQRLQERQPGLRPQVLLVDGNGVLHHRGFGVACHLGVLTGLPCVGVAKNLLQVDGLAKDEQHKGQIRDLQMGGDVFPLRGTSGRVLGMALRSYNKSTKPIYVSVGHRTCLESAVRLVQSCC; this is translated from the exons ATGGCGTGCAGCGAGACGGAGCCGCCGGAGCAGGAGACTCTGCGCCGCTGGGAGCG GGAGCAGGCCCAGCTAAAGGCAAATGTGATTGAGGAAGACACTGAGGAATGGCAGAAAGATTCCACctttgcaggactggagagagTGGGAGGGGTGGACCTGTCTTATGTCAAAGGAAACGACACAGTCGCCTGCGCTTCCCTGGTGGTTCTCAGCTACCCAGATCTTGAG GTGCTATATGAGGATTGCCAGATGGTAACTGTGAGTGCTCCCTATGTGGCAGGATACTTAGCTTTTCGAGAGGCCCCTTTCCTGGTAGAAGCTGCTCAGAGACTTCAGGAGCGACAGCCTGGGCTCAGGCCTCAG GTGCTGCTCGTAGATGGGAATGGTGTGCTCCATCACAGAG GGTTTGGTGTGGCCTGCCACCTGGGGGTGCTGACGGGCCTGCCATGTGTTGGTGTGGCCAAAAACCTCCTGCAGGTCGATGGCCTGGCCAAGGACGAGCAGCACAAGGGGCAG ATCCGCGACCTGCAAATGGGAGGAGACGTATTCCCTCTGAGGGGCACCTCCGGGAGAGTCCTGGGCATG GCCCTGCGCAGCTACAACAAGAGCACGAAGCCCATCTACGTCTCCGTGGGCCACAGGACGTGCCTGGAGTCGGCGGTGCGCCTCGTCCAGTCCTGCT GCTGA
- the ENDOV gene encoding endonuclease V isoform X2 has protein sequence MACSETEPPEQETLRRWEREQAQLKANVIEEDTEEWQKDSTFAGLERVGGVDLSYVKGNDTVACASLVVLSYPDLEVLYEDCQMVTVSAPYVAGYLAFREAPFLVEAAQRLQERQPGLRPQVLLVDGNGVLHHRGFGVACHLGVLTGLPCVGVAKNLLQVDGLAKDEQHKGQIRDLQMGGDVFPLRGTSGRVLGMALRSYNKSTKPIYVSVGHRTCLESAVRLVQSCCRYRIPEPIRQADIRSREYIRKHLSSPLGGTSPGPGRKEEAEPKQ, from the exons ATGGCGTGCAGCGAGACGGAGCCGCCGGAGCAGGAGACTCTGCGCCGCTGGGAGCG GGAGCAGGCCCAGCTAAAGGCAAATGTGATTGAGGAAGACACTGAGGAATGGCAGAAAGATTCCACctttgcaggactggagagagTGGGAGGGGTGGACCTGTCTTATGTCAAAGGAAACGACACAGTCGCCTGCGCTTCCCTGGTGGTTCTCAGCTACCCAGATCTTGAG GTGCTATATGAGGATTGCCAGATGGTAACTGTGAGTGCTCCCTATGTGGCAGGATACTTAGCTTTTCGAGAGGCCCCTTTCCTGGTAGAAGCTGCTCAGAGACTTCAGGAGCGACAGCCTGGGCTCAGGCCTCAG GTGCTGCTCGTAGATGGGAATGGTGTGCTCCATCACAGAG GGTTTGGTGTGGCCTGCCACCTGGGGGTGCTGACGGGCCTGCCATGTGTTGGTGTGGCCAAAAACCTCCTGCAGGTCGATGGCCTGGCCAAGGACGAGCAGCACAAGGGGCAG ATCCGCGACCTGCAAATGGGAGGAGACGTATTCCCTCTGAGGGGCACCTCCGGGAGAGTCCTGGGCATG GCCCTGCGCAGCTACAACAAGAGCACGAAGCCCATCTACGTCTCCGTGGGCCACAGGACGTGCCTGGAGTCGGCGGTGCGCCTCGTCCAGTCCTGCTGTAGGTACCGGATCCCAGAGCCCATCCGACAG GCTGACATCAGATCCAGAGAGTACATCCGGAAGCACCTGTCCTCCCCACTGGGGGGCACATCTCCTGGGCCAGGGAG